In Amycolatopsis jiangsuensis, the following proteins share a genomic window:
- a CDS encoding prephenate dehydrogenase codes for MRDVCVIGLGLIGGSVLRGAAASGRTAWGATVSEVDADAASRSGYEVTANVEAALHRAAEADAIVVVSVPLPAVENLLRLVSQHASHCLLTDVVSVKGPMLEAVRRRAPYTRYVGGHPMAGTADSGWVAGSAELFRAAPWVVAVEDDTDLAAWAEVAELVLDLGAFAVPLPADSHDETVARISHLPHLFAAILASVGAQGGPLAMSLAAGSFRDGTRVAGSSPELVRAMTEGNREALLPIVDDALGRLGAARGSLASTGGLAVTINAGHEGALALSAERDALRAGVRIDLTAPDAREGLIALGERGGRITGFEGSVALGEVS; via the coding sequence GTGCGAGACGTATGCGTGATCGGGCTCGGGCTCATCGGCGGATCGGTGCTGCGGGGCGCCGCGGCGAGTGGCAGGACCGCGTGGGGCGCCACTGTGTCCGAAGTGGACGCGGACGCGGCCAGCCGGAGCGGTTACGAGGTGACCGCGAACGTCGAGGCCGCTCTGCACCGCGCTGCCGAGGCGGACGCGATCGTGGTCGTGTCCGTGCCGTTGCCCGCGGTGGAGAACCTGTTGCGGCTGGTCTCGCAGCACGCGTCGCACTGCCTGCTCACCGACGTGGTCAGCGTGAAGGGCCCCATGCTCGAAGCTGTCCGCCGGCGCGCGCCGTACACGCGTTACGTGGGCGGGCATCCGATGGCTGGCACCGCGGATTCGGGCTGGGTTGCGGGCAGCGCCGAGCTGTTCCGCGCCGCGCCGTGGGTGGTCGCGGTCGAGGACGACACGGACCTGGCGGCGTGGGCCGAAGTCGCCGAACTGGTCCTCGACCTCGGCGCCTTCGCCGTACCACTGCCCGCGGATTCGCACGACGAGACCGTCGCCCGGATTTCCCACCTGCCCCACCTGTTCGCCGCGATCCTGGCCTCGGTCGGCGCGCAGGGCGGCCCGCTGGCGATGTCGCTGGCCGCAGGCTCGTTCCGCGACGGCACCCGGGTGGCCGGATCGTCGCCGGAACTCGTGCGGGCGATGACCGAGGGGAACCGCGAGGCACTGCTCCCGATCGTCGACGACGCGCTCGGCCGCCTCGGCGCCGCCCGTGGTTCGCTCGCCTCCACCGGCGGGCTGGCCGTGACGATCAACGCCGGGCACGAAGGCGCGCTCGCCCTCTCCGCGGAACGCGACGCGTTGCGGGCAGGTGTCCGCATCGACCTCACCGCGCCGGACGCCCGCGAGGGCCTCATCGCGCTGGGCGAACGCGGCGGCCGGATCACCGGCTTCGAAGGCAGCGTCGCGCTCGGCGAGGTGTCCTGA
- a CDS encoding antitoxin, with the protein MGINFDEIKDKATGALRDNSEKIEQGLDKAAQFAKSRVAGHDSKIDGGVEKAKDLLGKVSGKPEDGDQPGPKPPQ; encoded by the coding sequence ATGGGCATCAATTTCGACGAGATCAAGGACAAAGCGACCGGCGCGCTGCGCGACAACAGCGAGAAGATCGAACAGGGGCTGGACAAGGCCGCGCAGTTCGCGAAGTCGCGGGTCGCCGGCCACGATTCGAAGATCGACGGCGGCGTGGAAAAGGCCAAGGATCTTCTCGGCAAGGTCAGCGGCAAACCCGAGGACGGCGACCAGCCCGGCCCGAAGCCTCCGCAGTAA
- a CDS encoding FUSC family protein encodes MSRPDFAAPHWLVQLLRPKQVPVPWNMVIRAAISLATPLAVAYALGDIAVGALMSTGALPVVLSEAAGTYRYRARRLGGSTVAAAGGYLIGLLTGGMPAWSVPAVVLVAAVSALISAAGSNASVAALQMFVFCVLGTAQHATGLRVEVLFGYFCVGAVWALLVALVTWTVRATSPERSAVAQVYIELAAMLSATDEPTSRVARHQLTTAMSTAYDRLLIARSWLSGRDATYRRLLNRLSAATPAVEAAVAMVNAGRRAPDEVIDYLTGVAASVLAAQPLAAPPELPEQDPDPLSAALYTGLKRIEQGDDRQRREPVSPLRRVRQWAGSLISGPLTWLVALRLTVCVAVAEVVALLVPFERSYWITLTVGVVLKPDFGSVFGRAVLRGLGTVAGVGIGAVVLAVGARGWVLVVLIAAFAGGAAVGKVRNYGMLGTFVTPLIILQMDLARTGSWPVVLARLVDTVTGCLIVLVIGYLLWPGSRRPQVGGRLADSFDEVASYVRAAMVRTSTNEARLARSRARRAAYRALADLRTAFQQVIVEPSPAGRQAVAWWPVIAGLERVTDAVTEVGVTIGRGTPSPSPADIELVTAALAELATAVREQRDPDSMPMPDNPRLAGVADQLGSTFDAVRGPDLVEQSPLRLMRRFLPYHRRT; translated from the coding sequence GTGAGCCGCCCCGATTTCGCCGCACCGCACTGGCTGGTGCAGCTCCTGCGTCCGAAACAGGTGCCCGTTCCGTGGAACATGGTCATCCGCGCGGCGATCTCGCTCGCCACGCCGCTCGCGGTCGCCTACGCACTCGGGGACATCGCGGTCGGCGCGTTGATGTCCACCGGTGCGCTGCCGGTCGTGCTGTCGGAGGCGGCCGGCACCTACCGCTACCGGGCCCGCAGGCTGGGCGGTTCGACGGTCGCCGCCGCCGGAGGCTACCTGATCGGCCTGCTCACCGGTGGCATGCCGGCGTGGTCGGTTCCGGCGGTCGTGCTCGTCGCGGCGGTGTCGGCGTTGATCAGCGCGGCGGGGAGCAACGCGTCGGTGGCGGCTTTGCAGATGTTCGTCTTCTGCGTGCTCGGCACCGCGCAGCATGCCACGGGCCTGCGGGTCGAAGTGCTGTTCGGCTACTTCTGCGTGGGTGCGGTGTGGGCGCTGCTCGTGGCACTCGTGACCTGGACGGTGCGGGCGACGAGCCCGGAACGTTCGGCGGTCGCGCAGGTGTACATCGAACTCGCGGCCATGCTCTCGGCCACCGACGAACCGACCTCGCGTGTCGCCCGCCATCAGCTCACGACCGCGATGAGCACCGCGTACGACCGGTTGCTCATCGCGCGTTCGTGGCTGTCCGGCCGCGACGCGACCTACCGGCGGCTGCTGAACCGGCTCTCGGCGGCGACCCCGGCCGTGGAGGCGGCGGTGGCGATGGTGAACGCCGGACGCCGCGCTCCGGACGAGGTGATCGACTACCTCACCGGCGTGGCCGCTTCGGTGCTCGCCGCGCAGCCGCTGGCGGCTCCGCCCGAGCTCCCGGAGCAGGACCCCGACCCGCTGTCGGCCGCGCTCTACACCGGTCTGAAGCGGATCGAGCAGGGCGACGACCGGCAGCGTCGTGAGCCGGTTTCGCCCCTGCGACGCGTACGTCAGTGGGCAGGGTCGCTGATCTCCGGCCCGCTGACCTGGCTGGTCGCCTTGCGGCTCACCGTGTGCGTGGCGGTGGCAGAGGTGGTGGCGCTGCTGGTTCCGTTCGAGCGCTCGTACTGGATCACGCTGACCGTCGGCGTGGTGCTGAAACCGGACTTCGGCTCGGTGTTCGGCCGCGCGGTGCTGCGTGGGCTCGGCACGGTCGCGGGCGTCGGCATCGGCGCGGTGGTTCTCGCGGTCGGCGCGCGTGGCTGGGTGCTCGTGGTGCTGATCGCCGCGTTCGCCGGCGGGGCCGCGGTGGGCAAGGTCCGCAACTACGGCATGCTCGGCACCTTCGTCACGCCGCTGATCATCCTGCAGATGGACCTCGCCAGGACGGGCAGCTGGCCGGTGGTGCTGGCCCGGCTCGTGGACACCGTGACCGGCTGCCTGATCGTGCTCGTCATCGGCTACCTGCTCTGGCCGGGTTCGCGCCGTCCGCAGGTCGGCGGACGGCTGGCGGACAGCTTCGACGAGGTCGCGTCCTACGTGCGCGCGGCCATGGTGCGCACCTCGACGAACGAGGCGCGGCTGGCCCGCTCGCGGGCCCGGCGGGCGGCGTACCGGGCGCTGGCCGACCTGCGCACGGCGTTCCAGCAGGTCATCGTGGAGCCGTCGCCGGCAGGACGGCAGGCGGTCGCGTGGTGGCCGGTGATCGCCGGGCTGGAACGGGTGACCGACGCGGTGACCGAGGTCGGCGTGACGATCGGCAGGGGCACTCCGTCGCCGTCGCCCGCGGACATCGAGCTGGTCACCGCCGCGCTCGCGGAACTGGCCACCGCGGTGCGTGAACAACGCGACCCGGATTCGATGCCGATGCCGGACAACCCACGCCTCGCCGGCGTGGCCGACCAGCTCGGCTCGACGTTCGACGCGGTCCGCGGCCCGGACCTGGTGGAACAGTCGCCGCTGCGGCTGATGCGCCGGTTCCTGCCCTACCACCGGCGCACCTGA
- a CDS encoding SRPBCC family protein, with translation MRGRRYSFEVNRVSTASPATLFRLETDGPQWSSWGRPFIVQARWAERGDDGGVGAVRELGLWPVLIREKTLEYEPDRRHVYTLVGPAPLQDYRGEVLFTPNSGGGTDLRWTAAFTESVPGTGPLLRTALRGAIGLLSARLVKGAEKR, from the coding sequence ATGCGCGGACGCAGGTACTCGTTCGAGGTCAACCGCGTGAGCACCGCGTCGCCGGCCACGCTGTTCCGGCTGGAAACCGACGGCCCGCAGTGGTCGAGCTGGGGCCGCCCGTTCATCGTGCAGGCCCGCTGGGCCGAACGCGGCGACGACGGCGGCGTGGGCGCGGTCCGCGAACTCGGCCTCTGGCCGGTCCTGATCCGGGAGAAGACCCTGGAGTACGAGCCCGACCGGCGGCACGTCTACACGCTCGTCGGTCCGGCCCCGCTCCAGGACTACCGCGGCGAAGTGCTCTTCACGCCCAACTCCGGCGGCGGCACCGACCTGCGCTGGACCGCGGCGTTCACCGAATCCGTACCCGGCACCGGTCCACTCCTGCGGACCGCGTTGCGCGGGGCGATCGGGCTCCTCTCCGCCCGCCTGGTGAAAGGCGCGGAGAAACGCTGA
- a CDS encoding CHAT domain-containing protein, protein MDGVPVPPVLDPTSAANDFYTQGRAAAFDQRPGAAVRLFRRALARLDRASEAGAAQGAGPAPQAGPAPESGSAQDELRVRVLISLGAAAAEVTSTEVGLAHLETAERVLDGLPGNRELALLLTVQRAVVLMRGGQYTESLAVHDAVLPGIEAEFDDNRVALVRTLNNRALVHLSLNHLDAAQADLHRALELARRHGHARLEGKLRQNLGTHAQLVGDIPQALANYEQAARILVVESPGSLPLIRYDQARALLAAGLADEAARHLDEALPQLRANGSGQHIAEVQVARAAAALLEGDFDLARSCASEARRRFLRRGNHTWAEIAGLARLRADVHRILSTPDSRCPPRLPAALVAQAERLADLGLRDEVAVARMLAVRLLLRRAETEEAAEVLARVPRPRATTPVDHRMLFRLCRAELAVAEDRPRSALAQARAGLRELGTIRDRMGGLDLLCGTAVHGAELGRLAMRLVLRRARRNAAGARRMFAWLERTRAQVYRYEPLPVIEDPVLAKHIGEMRHVQRTIQRARLAGEPVRALESRYVALQREATRLGWYTSRWGRPRPVATPDEVVAALGDRVLLSLVSYNGQLYSLVVDRGTFRLLKLGPLDDIVETARQLHADLDALAPDQLPPMLAETVAASARRRADKLDALISAPLVKTLDDREIIIVPIGQLYAMPWGALPSLRGHPVSIAPSATAWITAQRPTGDGPVLLTGGPGVPGAVGEVSKLRSVYPDAQLVEGDDATSAAVLSALEGAGLAHLVAHGAHEPANALFSRVELVDGPLFAHETTRLVHPPERVVLAACELAMSHIRPGEEALGFAGTLLASGSRTVIGAVARVGDRAAADTMADLHRRLVDGTSPAQALADAVAVDPLRRPFVCLGAG, encoded by the coding sequence ATGGACGGCGTGCCTGTGCCGCCTGTACTCGATCCGACCAGCGCGGCAAACGATTTCTACACCCAGGGCCGGGCCGCGGCGTTCGATCAACGGCCCGGCGCCGCGGTGCGCTTGTTCCGGCGGGCGCTGGCCCGGCTGGACCGGGCGAGTGAAGCCGGTGCTGCACAAGGAGCCGGTCCCGCCCCGCAAGCCGGCCCTGCACCGGAATCCGGTTCCGCGCAGGACGAGCTGCGGGTCCGGGTCCTGATCAGTCTCGGGGCGGCAGCCGCCGAGGTGACCTCCACCGAGGTCGGTCTGGCGCACCTCGAAACCGCCGAACGGGTACTGGACGGGCTCCCGGGCAACCGGGAACTGGCGCTGTTGCTGACCGTCCAGCGTGCGGTCGTGCTGATGCGCGGTGGCCAGTACACCGAATCGCTCGCGGTGCACGACGCGGTGTTGCCGGGGATCGAAGCGGAGTTCGACGACAACCGCGTCGCGCTCGTGCGCACCCTGAACAACCGTGCTCTCGTGCACCTGTCGCTGAATCACCTGGATGCCGCGCAGGCCGATCTGCACCGCGCGCTCGAGCTGGCGCGCCGGCACGGGCACGCCCGGCTGGAGGGCAAGCTCCGGCAGAACCTCGGCACCCACGCCCAGCTCGTCGGCGACATCCCGCAGGCGCTGGCGAACTACGAGCAGGCGGCGCGCATCCTCGTCGTCGAATCACCCGGCTCGCTGCCGCTGATCCGCTACGACCAGGCCAGGGCGCTGCTCGCCGCCGGTCTGGCGGACGAGGCCGCGCGGCACCTGGACGAGGCGCTGCCGCAGTTGCGTGCCAACGGTTCCGGGCAGCACATCGCCGAAGTGCAGGTGGCGCGCGCCGCGGCCGCCCTGCTGGAGGGCGATTTCGACCTGGCGCGCAGCTGCGCCTCCGAGGCCCGGCGCCGGTTTCTGCGGCGTGGGAACCACACGTGGGCGGAGATCGCCGGGCTCGCCCGGCTGCGGGCCGACGTGCACCGGATTCTGTCCACTCCGGACAGTCGCTGCCCGCCGCGGCTGCCTGCCGCACTGGTCGCGCAGGCCGAACGGCTCGCCGATCTGGGGCTGCGAGACGAAGTCGCGGTCGCGCGCATGCTCGCCGTGCGGTTGCTGCTGCGACGTGCGGAGACCGAAGAAGCGGCGGAGGTGCTCGCGCGGGTCCCGCGTCCGCGCGCCACGACTCCGGTCGACCACCGGATGCTGTTCCGGCTGTGCCGGGCGGAGCTGGCGGTGGCCGAGGACCGGCCGCGGTCCGCGCTGGCGCAGGCCCGGGCCGGGCTGCGCGAGCTGGGTACTATCCGCGACCGGATGGGTGGTCTGGACCTGTTGTGCGGCACCGCCGTGCACGGTGCGGAGCTGGGCAGGCTGGCGATGCGGCTGGTGCTGCGGCGCGCGCGGCGCAACGCGGCCGGTGCCCGCCGGATGTTCGCCTGGCTGGAACGCACCCGGGCGCAGGTGTACCGCTACGAACCACTGCCGGTCATCGAGGATCCCGTGCTGGCCAAGCACATCGGCGAAATGCGGCATGTGCAGCGCACGATCCAGCGGGCCCGACTGGCCGGAGAACCGGTGCGGGCGCTGGAATCCCGCTACGTCGCCCTGCAGCGGGAGGCGACCCGGCTCGGCTGGTACACCAGCCGGTGGGGCCGTCCGCGGCCGGTCGCCACCCCCGACGAGGTGGTCGCCGCGCTCGGCGACCGGGTACTGCTGAGCCTGGTGTCCTACAACGGACAGCTGTACTCGCTGGTCGTCGACCGGGGCACGTTCCGGCTGCTGAAACTCGGGCCGCTGGATGACATCGTGGAGACCGCCCGGCAGCTGCACGCCGACCTCGACGCCCTCGCGCCGGACCAGCTGCCGCCGATGCTGGCCGAGACGGTCGCCGCGTCCGCGCGCCGGCGTGCGGACAAGCTCGACGCGCTGATTTCCGCGCCACTGGTGAAAACCTTGGACGACCGCGAGATCATCATCGTCCCCATTGGACAGTTGTACGCGATGCCGTGGGGTGCGTTGCCTTCGCTGCGCGGGCATCCGGTGTCGATCGCGCCGTCGGCCACCGCGTGGATCACCGCGCAGCGCCCGACCGGGGACGGACCGGTGCTGCTGACCGGCGGCCCGGGGGTGCCGGGCGCGGTCGGCGAGGTGAGCAAGCTGCGCTCGGTCTACCCCGACGCTCAGCTGGTCGAGGGCGACGACGCGACCAGCGCCGCGGTCCTGTCCGCGCTCGAAGGCGCCGGGCTGGCGCACCTGGTCGCGCACGGCGCGCACGAGCCGGCGAACGCGTTGTTCTCCCGGGTCGAACTCGTCGACGGACCACTCTTCGCGCACGAGACCACGCGGCTCGTGCACCCGCCGGAGCGGGTCGTGCTGGCCGCGTGCGAGCTGGCGATGAGCCACATCCGGCCGGGTGAGGAAGCGCTGGGGTTCGCCGGCACGCTGCTGGCCAGCGGCTCCCGCACGGTGATCGGCGCGGTGGCCCGCGTCGGTGACCGGGCCGCCGCGGACACCATGGCCGACCTGCACCGCAGGCTCGTCGACGGCACCTCACCCGCGCAGGCCCTGGCCGACGCGGTGGCGGTGGACCCGCTGCGCCGCCCTTTCGTGTGCCTCGGCGCCGGTTGA
- a CDS encoding carboxypeptidase regulatory-like domain-containing protein: protein MNDIGRPGGGSALPDDETLLNDLGRYLDELDPPPDDLVQRVQFAIELENLDVEVARWERLDELAGVRSTATGTITFTVSDLTVMINLARVGKTHRIDGWLAPAGEYDVEVRVADQGTFATTTDEGGRFVLDNVPGGTTQILVHVGSGEHRRTVVTPTVVL, encoded by the coding sequence GTGAACGACATCGGCAGGCCGGGCGGTGGCAGCGCGTTGCCGGACGACGAGACGTTGCTCAACGACCTCGGCCGTTACCTCGACGAGCTGGACCCGCCGCCGGACGATCTGGTGCAGCGGGTCCAGTTCGCGATCGAGCTCGAGAACCTCGACGTCGAGGTCGCGCGCTGGGAACGGCTCGACGAGCTGGCCGGGGTGCGCAGCACGGCGACCGGCACGATCACGTTCACGGTCAGCGACCTGACCGTGATGATCAACCTGGCCAGGGTCGGCAAGACCCACCGGATCGACGGCTGGCTCGCGCCGGCCGGCGAGTACGACGTGGAGGTGCGGGTGGCCGATCAGGGCACCTTCGCCACCACGACCGACGAGGGCGGCCGGTTCGTGCTCGACAACGTACCCGGCGGCACCACCCAGATCCTCGTGCACGTCGGCTCCGGTGAACACCGCCGTACGGTGGTGACGCCCACCGTCGTGCTCTGA